A part of Leptolyngbya sp. CCY15150 genomic DNA contains:
- the pdxA gene encoding 4-hydroxythreonine-4-phosphate dehydrogenase PdxA, with product MVLSRPQSDFDPLSDLASDLPSASATQARPPRLAIALGDPAGIGPEVVMRSLYQRPEDAVPVTVVGSRAVLVKTYDRLRDLGVPLVEPDAVPLIDVGVASADLRAVRWGVGNAASGEASFQFLSEAIDQTLAGQFDGVVTAPIAKSAWLAAGHAYPGQTELLAERAGVSRFGMMFVARSPLTGWMLRSLLATTHIPLAAVSHTLTPALMTLKLELLMDCLHHDVGLPQPRIAIAGLNPHSGEQGQLGREEVDWLQGWLDDQRQRFPQAQLDGLTPPDTLWVKPGQAWFGTRPVEAHDAYLALYHDQGLIPVKLMAFDRAVNTTIGLPFVRTSPDHGTAFDIAGQGKADATSFLAALQLGEDLARQRVKPPSSTAL from the coding sequence ATGGTGCTATCCCGTCCGCAATCGGATTTCGATCCATTATCAGATCTGGCATCAGATTTGCCATCAGCTTCGGCTACTCAGGCAAGGCCGCCTCGGCTGGCGATCGCCCTCGGAGATCCAGCAGGCATTGGCCCTGAAGTGGTGATGCGATCGCTCTATCAGCGTCCCGAGGATGCCGTGCCGGTGACGGTGGTCGGGAGTCGGGCGGTGCTGGTGAAGACCTACGATCGCTTGCGTGACTTGGGGGTGCCTTTGGTGGAGCCGGATGCGGTGCCGTTGATCGATGTGGGTGTAGCATCTGCCGATCTGCGGGCCGTGCGCTGGGGCGTGGGCAATGCTGCTAGTGGAGAAGCTAGCTTTCAGTTTTTGTCGGAGGCGATCGACCAAACCTTGGCTGGACAGTTTGATGGGGTGGTGACAGCTCCCATTGCCAAGTCGGCCTGGCTAGCGGCGGGCCATGCCTATCCTGGGCAAACGGAACTCTTAGCCGAGCGGGCTGGGGTATCGCGGTTTGGCATGATGTTTGTGGCGCGATCGCCCCTCACCGGTTGGATGCTGCGATCGCTCTTGGCCACCACCCATATTCCCCTGGCCGCTGTGTCCCACACCTTAACGCCAGCCTTAATGACTCTGAAACTAGAGCTGTTGATGGACTGCCTGCACCATGACGTTGGTCTGCCGCAGCCGCGCATCGCCATCGCCGGACTCAACCCCCACAGTGGCGAACAGGGACAGTTGGGCCGTGAAGAGGTGGATTGGCTTCAGGGGTGGCTAGATGACCAGCGCCAGCGCTTTCCCCAGGCTCAGTTGGATGGCCTGACGCCCCCTGATACCCTCTGGGTGAAGCCGGGGCAGGCTTGGTTTGGCACTCGTCCGGTGGAAGCCCACGATGCCTACCTGGCGCTGTACCACGACCAAGGGCTAATTCCTGTGAAATTAATGGCTTTCGATCGCGCTGTGAATACCACCATCGGTTTACCCTTTGTGCGTACCTCCCCCGACCACGGGACGGCGTTTGATATTGCCGGTCAGGGGAAGGCAGATGCCACCAGTTTTCTGGCCGCGCTCCAGCTTGGGGAAGACCTGGCCCGCCAGCGCGTGAAGCCTCCCAGTTCCACCGCTCTGTAG
- a CDS encoding SLBB domain-containing protein: MDTRWWRWLAGGMAGAQIVAGLGLPPAGMAMDGWVAQQISSPTRYVLGAGDRLNVEFFNIPEYTDQYQVLSDGTLHLPQAGTIAVEGLTLEQATQAITARYAQVLRRPIISLNLLQARPVTVAIAGEISRPGSYTLAAASPDSPSTLTQVLQQAGGVTQSADVRRIQIRRVSDRTLGTESVTINLWDLIQAGDIRQDLTLRDGDSIVIPTATTVNPEESRRLAAANFAADATQPIQVAVVGEVNRPGPHTLRLNTNLTSSNDGLEALTVSQAIRVAGGITQLADIRDIQVRRVTHTGQEQVIPVDFWELLMAGNLQQDLPLQNGDTIVVPTATALTSAELAELAPASFAADSMTVYVVGEVSAPGAIALPPSTSLNQAILAAGGFNNRARRSRVELVRLNPDGTILQESIDVDLSETLNAADNPSLRPGDTVLVGRSGLASFSDTLGLLLSPVTGVASLLRLLGL; encoded by the coding sequence ATGGATACTCGATGGTGGCGATGGCTGGCCGGTGGCATGGCAGGGGCTCAGATCGTGGCTGGTCTTGGTCTACCCCCAGCCGGTATGGCTATGGACGGATGGGTAGCGCAGCAGATCTCTAGCCCGACGCGCTATGTCTTGGGAGCGGGCGATCGCCTCAATGTTGAATTTTTCAATATTCCCGAATATACCGATCAATACCAAGTCCTGTCTGACGGTACGCTGCATTTGCCCCAGGCGGGAACGATCGCTGTGGAAGGCTTAACTCTGGAGCAAGCCACTCAGGCGATCACGGCGCGCTATGCCCAAGTTTTGCGCCGTCCCATTATTAGTCTCAATTTGCTACAGGCGCGACCGGTGACCGTGGCGATCGCTGGCGAAATTAGCCGTCCTGGTTCCTATACCTTGGCTGCCGCCAGTCCTGACAGTCCCTCAACGCTCACCCAGGTGCTTCAGCAAGCAGGCGGGGTGACTCAGTCGGCGGACGTGCGCCGGATTCAGATTCGCCGGGTGAGCGATCGCACCCTGGGCACAGAGTCGGTGACGATTAATCTATGGGACTTGATCCAAGCTGGAGATATTCGCCAAGACCTGACCCTGCGGGATGGCGACTCGATTGTGATCCCCACCGCAACGACCGTGAACCCTGAGGAATCGCGGCGGCTGGCGGCGGCCAATTTTGCGGCGGATGCCACCCAGCCGATCCAGGTGGCGGTGGTGGGAGAAGTGAACCGTCCCGGCCCCCATACCCTGCGCCTGAATACCAATCTCACCAGCAGCAATGATGGGCTGGAGGCCTTGACGGTGAGTCAGGCAATTCGGGTGGCGGGCGGTATTACCCAACTGGCCGATATTCGCGACATTCAAGTGCGGCGGGTGACCCACACGGGGCAAGAACAGGTGATCCCGGTGGATTTTTGGGAGTTGCTGATGGCGGGGAACCTACAGCAGGACTTGCCGTTGCAAAATGGCGACACGATTGTGGTGCCCACGGCGACGGCGCTAACGTCGGCGGAACTGGCAGAACTGGCGCCAGCTAGCTTTGCGGCGGATTCGATGACGGTCTATGTGGTGGGCGAGGTGAGCGCTCCAGGGGCGATCGCTCTTCCTCCCAGCACTTCTCTCAATCAAGCGATCCTGGCGGCGGGCGGCTTTAACAACCGCGCCCGCCGCAGTCGGGTGGAGCTGGTGCGCCTGAATCCCGATGGCACCATTTTGCAGGAGAGTATCGATGTCGATCTGTCAGAAACCCTGAATGCGGCGGACAATCCATCCCTGCGCCCTGGCGATACGGTGCTCGTGGGGCGATCGGGTCTAGCCAGCTTCAGCGATACCTTGGGGCTACTGCTGTCGCCGGTCACCGGTGTGGCTAGTCTGCTGCGCTTACTAGGACTCTGA
- a CDS encoding adenylate/guanylate cyclase domain-containing protein, which translates to MVVPFVVQVFGTVGLVGWLSLRNGQQAVEQVTASLRTEISDRIDQQLQRYLDVPLVVNQVNANAILMGYVDLDDPASLSQHFWNHHDLFPSLEVSAMYVGRINGEFTGLGFQANQQWEVGRSGDETGRIFTSYALDKLGRPAQVLGQTRFYDPRLRPWFRSAMQAREPTWSSIYPDFKERRLKVTLAQPLYTMDREVLGVIGTDFVLSHINDMLRSLQVSQSGQTFILESSGLLVATSTDDEPFVVEGDRVTRLAAADVAHPLIQDTAQFLQAQFNSLEDIGRRQQLEFRDRHGQRQLVHVDSVSYGKNLNWLIVVVIPESDFMGQIYANTRTTIALCLLALMAATLVGLLTARWITYPILQLSEASRTLADSAARASLSHSETLPHIQARNITELRGLADAFNQMADQLQKSFAVLEQRVAERTAELLSEQQKSEQLLLNILPQSIAHQLKQNQTSIASAVEEATILFADIVDFSPLASRLPATELVELLNNIFCAFDHLVEKYRLEKIKTIGDAYMVVGGLPVPRADHAEAIAHIALDMQDTIRTFLRDDGEPFRLRIGINTGPVVAGVIGSKKFIYDLWGDAVNVASRMESHGTSDGIQVTQSTYELLHHQFVFESRGMVHIKGKGDMQTYWLMGRQACLESA; encoded by the coding sequence TTGGTTGTACCCTTTGTGGTACAGGTTTTTGGCACGGTTGGTTTAGTAGGATGGCTGTCGCTGCGTAATGGCCAACAAGCTGTCGAGCAGGTGACGGCCAGTCTACGCACAGAAATTAGCGATCGCATTGATCAACAGCTCCAGCGCTACCTCGACGTCCCCCTGGTGGTCAACCAAGTCAATGCCAATGCCATTTTGATGGGGTATGTAGACTTAGATGATCCAGCCAGCCTCTCCCAGCATTTCTGGAATCACCACGATCTATTCCCTTCCCTAGAGGTCTCTGCCATGTATGTGGGCAGGATCAACGGCGAGTTTACGGGCCTGGGGTTTCAGGCTAATCAACAGTGGGAGGTGGGGCGATCGGGGGATGAGACGGGACGGATTTTCACCAGCTATGCCCTCGACAAGCTGGGGCGGCCAGCTCAAGTCCTAGGGCAAACTCGCTTCTATGATCCCCGGCTGCGTCCCTGGTTTCGGAGTGCCATGCAGGCTCGGGAGCCGACCTGGAGCAGCATTTATCCAGATTTTAAGGAACGACGCCTTAAGGTGACCCTGGCCCAGCCTCTTTACACCATGGATCGGGAAGTTTTGGGGGTGATTGGCACCGATTTTGTGCTGTCGCACATCAATGACATGCTGCGATCGCTCCAGGTGAGTCAGTCTGGCCAAACGTTTATTTTGGAATCCTCAGGTCTACTGGTGGCCACCTCGACGGACGATGAACCGTTTGTGGTGGAGGGCGATCGCGTCACTCGTTTAGCGGCCGCTGATGTGGCCCATCCTCTCATTCAAGACACGGCTCAGTTTCTCCAGGCCCAGTTCAACAGTTTGGAAGACATTGGTCGTCGCCAACAGCTTGAGTTTCGCGATCGCCATGGGCAACGGCAACTGGTGCATGTTGACTCGGTTTCCTATGGCAAGAACCTCAACTGGTTGATTGTGGTGGTGATCCCCGAATCAGATTTCATGGGGCAAATCTATGCCAACACTCGCACCACCATTGCCCTGTGCTTGCTGGCGCTGATGGCCGCTACCTTGGTAGGGCTGTTGACGGCCCGTTGGATTACCTATCCAATTCTGCAGCTCAGTGAAGCCAGCCGTACCCTAGCAGACAGTGCCGCTAGGGCCAGCCTATCCCACTCGGAAACCTTGCCCCACATCCAGGCGCGAAATATTACCGAGTTGCGAGGCTTGGCGGATGCCTTTAACCAAATGGCCGATCAGCTACAAAAATCCTTCGCCGTGTTGGAGCAACGGGTGGCAGAACGCACTGCTGAGTTGCTGAGTGAGCAGCAAAAGTCAGAGCAGCTTTTGCTCAACATTTTGCCCCAGAGTATTGCCCACCAATTGAAGCAAAACCAAACCTCGATCGCTTCTGCCGTGGAAGAGGCGACGATTTTATTTGCCGATATTGTAGATTTTTCGCCCCTGGCCTCACGGCTGCCGGCGACAGAGTTGGTGGAACTGCTCAACAACATTTTCTGCGCGTTTGACCATCTGGTGGAAAAGTACCGGCTGGAAAAGATTAAAACCATCGGAGATGCCTACATGGTGGTGGGCGGGTTGCCGGTGCCCCGGGCCGATCATGCAGAAGCGATCGCTCACATTGCCCTCGATATGCAAGACACCATTCGCACCTTTCTGCGGGATGATGGCGAGCCGTTTCGCCTGCGCATCGGCATCAACACCGGGCCGGTGGTCGCAGGGGTGATTGGCAGCAAAAAGTTTATCTACGACCTCTGGGGAGATGCGGTAAATGTGGCCAGCCGCATGGAATCTCACGGCACCTCCGATGGCATTCAGGTCACCCAAAGCACCTATGAACTACTGCACCACCAGTTTGTCTTTGAGTCTCGGGGGATGGTTCACATCAAAGGTAAGGGGGATATGCAAACCTATTGGTTGATGGGGCGACAGGCTTGTTTAGAGTCTGCCTAG